Below is a genomic region from Streptococcus salivarius.
CTGTGGCCATGCTAGTCTTACTGCCAATTACTGCTGTTCATGCCAACAACGGCTATGGTATGACTGCTGCTGTCGGGATGTCTGTTTTCGTTATCAGCCTTTTCCTCATGTTTTTGAGCTCAGCCATCTACCATGCTATGGATTACAACTCACCCCACAAGATGGTTCTAAGAATTATTGACCACAGCATGATTTATATCGCCATTGCTGGAAGCTACACCCCTGTTGCCCTCTCATTGGTTGGCGGTTGGCTAGGCTATAGCATCATCATCCTTCAATGGGGAACAACAATTTTTGGCATTCTCTACAAAATCTTTGCTAAAAAAATCAATGAAAAGTTCTCCCTCTTCCT
It encodes:
- the trhA gene encoding PAQR family membrane homeostasis protein TrhA: MSNTATFNTSPNLKLSKKLSFGEEVANSVTHAVGAVAMLVLLPITAVHANNGYGMTAAVGMSVFVISLFLMFLSSAIYHAMDYNSPHKMVLRIIDHSMIYIAIAGSYTPVALSLVGGWLGYSIIILQWGTTIFGILYKIFAKKINEKFSLFLYLMMGWLVIFIIPAIVTKTGPAFWGLMLAGGLSYTVGAAFYAKKKPYFHMIWHLFIMLASALQYLGIVYFMLP